TATTACTGGAAAGTGACAAGTTCAATTAACTAGCAAACAGTCTAACATACCATACTGTTGGCTACAGTTGGCATTTAACACTAAATAAAAGatatgttatttttgttattagtAAAGATGCTGTTATAATAAAAAGTTACATCGGGGTATGGGAATCCAAGTACCTGCTCCATTGGAGCagataaaattcaaaatacCAGCAAACGCCTCTAACCAAATTACTTCTAAGTTCAGTGGTCAAGGCACCCAATTTTTGCAATGTTATTTGAGCTCTACAGCCAGAAAGCAATTGTCAGAACTGAGAATACATCAGCAGGCAGAGATACAGGCAGCGAATGTTAAGCTTCCATGTACTCCTTTAGCTGTTATTTATGTATCATCATTAAATTAGTTCAGACTCACAGGCTGgatgaggtgggaagggacctctggaggtcatctggtctaACCCCACTGCTCAAGCAGCCAACTAGAGCAGCTTGCTCAGGGGCATGACGAGACAGCTGAATGTCTCAAAGGACAGAGACTCCACACCGCTCTGGCAACCTCTGATAGTGCTCAGTTACCCACACAGTAAacaagtgtttcctgatgttctgaTGGAACCTCCTGCATTTCAATGTGTGCCCATTGGTTTTCATCCCAtccctgggcaccactgaaacGAGCTTAACTCCAGTTTCTTTGCAcccttccttcaggtatttttatatattaatatggATATTAGTTAGCTCTCTAAAGAACCAAGCATTAGATGGTATTTTTACTAATGTACAGAACTATGTAAAATGTTAGTTAATGCAAATACTACTTCACCTAACTCTCAATGCATGCACAAATAGATAATCTTATGGGGTAATGTGAAGTGGATGCACCTACGTCTACCCACCATCTTGCTGTTCAGGAAAACCAAAGTCCTTCGGACACTGTAACAGGATCAAGGTTCTTCCCAATTTGGTTCCAAATTCCTTGTGTGGCCTTGGAAAAGCCACTTCTTGTCATTgaatcatttaggctggaaaagacccttaagatcaaCAAGTCCAGCCATCAACCTAACACTACCATGTCTACCATTCAATCCTGTCCCTCAGTGCCATGTCCACCTGTCTCTTAAATACTCCCAAGGATGGGgactctgctgcttccctgggcagcctgttccaatgcctaaccaccctttctgtgaataaattcttcctggTATCTAACATAAATCTCCCccggtgcaacttgaggccatttccttcttgtagtgaggggcccaaaagtgaacacaaTATTCATTTGTGCATTGTCATTTCCATTCACCTGTAGAATGAGGGTAAGTGATGGTTAATCTCAATGATTGGTTGTAGTTAATGACGACATTAAGTTGCATCAGTGACCAATGCACGAGAATAGTGAAATAATATCTGCCTATTCATCCTCTTTCAGTTATCCGTCAACTTGTCTGCTGTCCTTGCCTCTAATACTTACACACCATACTCATTTTTTCTAGCTATAGCATTAATGGCTTGTGTAGAGTAAGCAGAATACAGACCTGGGCTAAAAAATTTTGCTGGGGATCCTGATGAAGAGGCGAGATAGTTCCTTCTGGGCCAAACCAAGCGTTAATGGTGATGTcatcttcttctccttcccccaggcAGCAGTAGTCAGGGATACTGATATCCTCTTTCAGTTCTGGGATCTACTCCCATAAAGAAATGAACATTAAAAAGGGTATGTTCTAACTTGCAAAAGGTGTACAATTCATAGAGTAACAGGGctttacacaaagaaaacaattgacCTGCTTGTTCTGCAATGGTGGCAGAGAAATAGCTGGGCTGCTGGAAATCTGCAGGACATGTTCTCATGCTTTCTGTCCTAGCAGATTCTGttggaaggaggtggaagaaaaaaggaagggagtTTCTTACACTTCAGAGACCCCATTTGCTTCAGCAGAAACCAGAGAAACTCAGGGAATGACAGAACTACAAGAATAAGCAGGTTTGCTGTTCAAGGAAAAAGAGCAGCTTATCTTTTATACGCTAAGCTTGCTTCTCTGTATGATTCCTTTTACGATCTCCCACCAACATAATCTCCTCTGTTGAACTGAAATGACATTGCAGATTTGGTGAACGTATCACCACTGAAGTCTGTTTCCTGTCCAAACCTCCTCCCTAACTTGCCTATTCTttgggaaaatgctgctttccaggTGGTATCCCTGTAAGTAAATGCTACATTGTACTGAAACAGCCCTAAAATCAAACACCTTCACCtctgaaaggtttttgtttCCACTCCTTTCAGCCAGGTGGAACAAAATCCTCCCCGTGGAACAAAATCCTTCCTTCAAAACAGTTGGAATAAAAACTTCAGACTTATTGTCAATTCCTCATACGCCCTTCCATCTAGTAGAAAGGACATTTTCAGGGATGATTTGACACAAAGGGAACACTTgactgcagagaggaaaaacattcaTGCAGTTTTACCTGATCAAAAAGCTGGTGCTGAGCAAGGTATCCTACACTGTTCTGAAAttacagcagagaaagaaaaatgcatagtGACATACAGGGTAAGACTTCTTGGTCATTAATGTACTTACAGATAAGAAGAACTTACTTGTAAGTAAGAACATCTATTTACAATGTACTATTTCAGAGTACTAGAATTGCTTCAACATTTCACTAGTATTACGgatcttctgaaataaaaacttacATCTATACTGAAATTATAAGAGTGTCGATGCATCCCCACAACCACGGTTGTTGCAGTAACTATTTGTAGCTTCAGATCTCGAAAATATCAAACCTTTTAATTCAGTGCTATGCTTATCGCCTAACACCACCTGCAGGACTCCCTCCAAGAgtatttacagaatcacagaatagtctaggttggaagagacctccaagatcaccgagtccaacctctgacctaacaagtcctccactaaaccatatccctaagctgTACATCTAATAAGCTCCAGCTAGGCAAATATTCTATACCAGtacacactgctgcttttggaaatgaaagaaaattagagTAACAAACCTCATTCACAATATAGTGGTTGATGAAGTCATTGACAGTCATGAGCTTCTGAGACCATTCTTCATCTGTATATCGGGAACCCAATTCTACAGGGACTGTGCGGCACCCAGCCACTTGACAAAAATAGTccacactgaaatgaaaaaaagttccATCAcacttttatatttctcttgTTACTATTTTTGAATGTGAGGACAATcaatcaaaataaatctttcaggGTAATAAAACCACTACCATGAGTTTTTCCCCTCTTAAACCAACAAATCAGAGACAAAGGTTAGCAGTAAACAACCcaagcagcaagaaaacaagTGGTTAATATCATCTGTGTATTATGCTGcctgttttgctttaaaacctTGTTTACCTAAGTTAATTATTCTTTCCTATAACAGCTAGGGAGATTTAAGCAGTTAGTCTCTTGACTACTGATGGCTAATCTTTTTGCTGCCTGCAACCAAGTTtgctaaataaaatactgtttcttgtTACTATTAATGCTGTATCAACTGTCTACCAGTGCCAGATTCTGTATACAGGTACCAGTAATATCCACCCTGGCTAAAGTCAGAGGAATTCCTTTGAAGGTTGATACACATCTCTTCATTGACCAtgatattaattatattaagaaGTTTATTGTTTCAAGTATCTGCAGATAGGCAGAGGAGTAccttgactgaaaaaaaaaaaaaaagtacaaaactCCCTAAGAAATATCAAAGTTACATACATAATGTGTACACATATAAAATATAGAtaaccaattttattttatatatatatacacacataatgttatatataaaatatataacaacAACCTATATTAAATTAATGTAGATTTTACCCTTGGCTGTGGAATGGAAGGATATAAGCAATTCCTCAAACTAAGCCtgagtattttcttcctttaagagGAATCATGAGCTTTAGCTCACAAATATTTGATTCTCATAACTGGAACTGTTGGCACCACTGCCTACATTAAACTAATGGCACAATGTTATTACTCACTCCTGAATTCAGGTGTCTGAAATTGAACACTCAAAAGTGCTACTGAGCAAACATCGCTACTTGTACTTGTGAATGAAAGAGACTGTTATGCTTTATTCATGCctctctgaaattaaattccCATTGCACTATTTATCAGCAAATTCTGGGACATAAGTATCACCAGCATCTCATCTTAAAATGAGAGTAAATTCACTGATATAGTTAATGGTTCATACTCACCTCTAGTTTCCAGTTAAGTACAACAATGTGCAGGGAATTTGCCAGGGTTCTCTCCTGCACCAGACCCTGAAAGAAAGAGCTGGATTCCAGTGCAGTCTCTGCCAGCACCTGATTTCCCTGCCACACAGGAGCACTTACAACATGATGTTCTAAATTTACTTGATCCACTTTACTTCTAGCATCTATGGAAAACCGTACTGAGCAAAGACAGTACTGCAGCAGGAAGATACACCCAACGAAAACCAGTCCTCTCGGTGCTTGTATTCTGTAGAGGTGTCTACCACTAAAAGGCACATCAATATATCTGATGCACAAAATAATCCTTGTCCTTCAAAGCGTGGGGAAGAAATACTAATGTCTCACCTCCACTTCTTCATAGACGGCCAGTGGTCAATAATTCCCTCTAAGACAACGGGCTTCTGTGGAATTAGATAGTTGTCTCTGAAGTGCTCTAGCGAAGGGCAGCGAACGTGTGGAAGTGCTTCTTCTGGCTGCACCACGGGCGCCGGAGGGGGGTCAACCCGCACCCTCTGCAACAGAAACGCCCTAATCAGGCGGCTGTCACCGCGGCTCCCCTCCGCCGCCCCACCGCCCCCGGAGCACACCCTGGCGGTGaagggcggcggcggggcccggcggcgggggaGCCCCGGGCCGCCGTACCTTTGCGCTGCCCCCGGCTGCGGCGCGCCGCTTCCCGCGgggcagccgctcctgcaggAGGCGGACGAGGCGGGCGAGGACGTTGTCCAGCACGGAGGCACCCATCAGCAGCCCCATGTCGCAGAGGCGAACGGCGGGCGCCAGCGGGCGGCAGGCGGCGACCTCGGCCAGCGCGCCGAAGAGGCAGCCGTAGGCGTAGACCTGCCGCCAGGCCTTGCTGACCTCCCGCCACGGTCCCGAGTTCAGCTTCTCCCAGGCGTAGTCGCGCAGGACGTCGCCCAGGCGCCGCAGCTCCACCGCCGCCCCGCACGGCGGGCCCAGCGCCCCGTAGAGCAGCCCGCGGGCCCGCCGCAGCAGGGGCGGGACGCAGTCCTCCACCTCGCCGCTCAGCGCCAGGGACAGCTCTTCCTCGGCACCGGGCAGCAGCGCCCACGCCTCCGCCCACAGCGCGCCCGCTGCCGCCATGGCCGCGGCGCCGCTGAGTGTGCGCGGGCACGCCGCGGCGTTGCCGAGCGGGCGGAGCCGCAGCCCGGCGTCCGCAGGCGGGGCGTGGGGCGGGCAGCGCCGGCTGGGCCCGGGAGGGGTCGGCCCCAGGAGCGGCGAGAGGCTGCGGCCGGCCGCGCCCGAAGGGGCGGGGCCGGCTGTCCAAGTCTCCTTACAGCCCAGGTCTCCTTACAGCCCAGGTGACTGTGAACGCTGTAATAATCGCCAACACTCAATATCACCAACACTTGGGCCCTTCACATGCAAATCTACTGGAATTTAGTAATGGTGTGATTGACTAGTGCAGCTATTTGTATTAAGAGGGAATATACACATCTGATCTAGTTTTCTTTGTGGGGTGTCTTACATGTTAACCATGCATTGATAGTGAGCAACACTGCTGTTTCCAGTTTGGAATCTGTCTTCTCACTAACTGCTGTTAGTGAGCAGATGACTCCTGGAAGTCTTGGGGGTTCTTCTAGCCAATGTTGGTCCTAagtagaagaaagaaagaaagtataaGAAAGTAAGCCCACCTGGGGCCTTGCCTTCTGATTTCAGTGATGTGGGAGGAGGCTAGAAGCTTTAGGGAAGTGCATTAATGTGAGGCaacatctttttgttgtttatgttGCATGCTTTCAATCCTTGCTTAAGAAAATGTACTTCCTGTGTGAAATATGCACCTTATTCTCCTAACAGATATCACACAGCATCTTTCAAGCCCCAGCTTGACTTTGTAACATGCCCTGAATGTGTTACCAGTTCTTAATGATTAACTACAAAGATAATATTATGTAACTTGAAATTCATCATCCCTGCAGAATGTCTTAGTATTGTAACCCaaaatctgaagcaaaataataacaaatgaGGATTTtgtaacttctgaaaaatcttaAAGGTATTGCTTGTGAGGTGTTCAATTTGTCAGACGATGCAAAATATTAAGTTTACAGAAAAAGTTAAGATCATCATTTTTTGTACTGAGATCACTCCTTCTTTGTTCCAAGCTCAGTTGTGAGTGCTTTTATAAAAGAATTAGTGGATTTGAGTCCTTCTATTGGTGTTACTTCTGAATCTGATTCTGGGGTCCACAGTCAATGATGTTATCTTGACCGTCACTGCTGGAGAAGTAATATCTGCACCAGATATTGAAAAAATGTTCCATATCTTGTCTTGCCTTTGTATCCACTGGAAAAATCAAGTGTTTGGCCAGTTCACAATTTAATTATTCGTAGTaatattcagttttataatATTCACTCCTCCTGCAGCAATCGGAACTTGGGAATTCAGATCCCCAAATTCCAGCAATGAAGTTAACCTTAAAAAAGTATGATTGGGGTTCATATATTAAAGCAAACAGTACATATGCATTTCATGTTCATGCCTCAGGCCTAGATTCTCTGTTACTAAGGCTAGTACATTTTCGTCTAGAACTTAAAATTCTAGTTGATTTTATTAGTTTGCCCATTTAAAAAGTAATCCTTATATATGCAAATGTTTTAATGGAGTTAACAGGAGCTAACAATATTGTTAGTATTCATTAACATTAGTGATGATTGCCATGGTAGTGTTTGTTATCACGACTGACTCTGATTTTCCACTGCAGAGGATGAATGGTTGTCTCTTCCTctggaagaatgaaagaataaacTCATAAGACTTACAGATTTTGGAtgtcctcctggctgcctctACCTGCTCCTTTGGACGGGAGATGAATAATATTGATTAATAATACATAGAGAATTAATTGTTGCACAAGAATTATTTTCCACAGATAAGCAAATTCTTGCTGTTCAAGAGTGACAGAGCCACGCATTTTGATTGTATCCTGAAGTCAATCATAACTGTAAAGCAAAAGTGTAATGATGGATATGTCTTTATCAACCTGTTCCCCGCATTGTGTTTTTATCACTGccatctgctctgctcagagTGGTAGCTGCCAGGTCTCACAAATAGTGCTGTCATGTACTTTCATGTAGAACAACGTATTGTCATAATTTCTCTGATATTACTAGATGTAATAGCTTTAAGTGAGATAAGGTGGCATTTTGCTTGGCACTTTGGAGTGCATTTCATTGCAGTATGTGTCGGacacaaaatgttctttctggAGCAGGCTATAAAAGCATACCAAGTTCtactttcagaaaatgcttctttttccaaaaatcttATGTAACATCCATCTGGGACATGCGTGGCAGCACTAAGaagcaaatgagaaatattCACTACTAGTATTGCTTACATATGTAGCCTTAATTACCTTTGCTGAATGGAAATTGTGTAAGTtagactatttttaaaattcaattatttatttttctgcttatatCAATTTGAATATCCATCATATTTGCAAACATGTTGTGACAGCTTCTTCAatgttaaatgaaacaaaaaatctttataaGAAATCTTTACAAAATTCTTTATGACAATAGGTACCTCCTCCTGTTGTCTCAGCGGGACCctaggtgtgtgtgtgtgtgttggggggggtAATTTTATTCCATGAGGTGTCCAGTCTAAGCTGTTCTTCCAGGCTCTCCAGACTAATGGGAGAGAGAGATGTCTTTAGAGAGGGATTCTTCCCAACCCAAGATGGGGTAGTTAGGGTGGACAAACAAGTGGAGTAAATTGCTCTATGTGGGTGTCTCTGGttgggcatccacagcttctctgggtagcctcttccagtgccttaccaccctctgagtaaagaatttcttcttaacatctaatctaaatctatcctcttttagtttaaagctgttccCCCCTTGGCCTATCACTGTCTACCCATGTAAAAAGTTGTCCTCCATCTTTtctataagccccctttaagtactgaaaggctgcaatgaggtctccctggagccttctcttcttcaggcagAACATTCTCAtctttctcagtctttcttcataggagtggtactccagccctctgatcattcCTTGTGGCCTCTTATGGACCTGTcccaacaggtccatgtctttcttatgctggggACCCcaagagctgaatgcagtgctccaggtagggtctcatgagagcagagtagagggggagaatcacctgTACAGACAAGAAGGTTGTGtgaaaccatgtcaaaagctttacaCAAATCAAGGCAGATGTCACTTGTTGTTCTTCCTTTGTCCACCAATGCCATCACCTGTTGTGGAAAGTAGTTGGGCaatctcttctttctgtcttagTTCCTGTTGCTACTTGCAAGGAACGAAccacaaggaaggaaggaacatgGTGTATAGCTCAGAGAACATATCTGCCTGTTTCAGGCAGGTCTCTTATAGGTGTGTTGTAGAACTGTCACACCAAATCTGTCTGTCCACTGGAACAGGTACAAGGAAAACTGATTTAGgatatttcttctctcttttgagcactggggaaaaaacaccctttctgataaggggaaaaaaaaaaaaaaaaaaaaaaagttgtgataAAGAAAGTGGAATATTTATTCTTGATTCttgtgtcattttctttttgaagtgtGATAGGATGTAAAGTACTGAACAGCTGATCAACAGTGTGAAGGATGGAAGCAAAGAGAGCTAGTCAGCCTGTTTGGAAAGGTGTGGTAGGCGGAAAGCTTTTTTGACAGAAGTGTGAAAGAAGCTCAGCACATGACTCCTTTAAGTTTCTCTGCCTCATCCAAATGgatgtttcattttgtcatttctttgtCAGCCAGCAGAGGAGAGGCCATTTGAATTATGAATTACAACggcaaacagaaaaccaggcCAGAGAAAAGTGTCTTGTCATTTAAGTGTAGTTGTGCTCTCTATAAATTCAAATCTTGCATATCGTCCCAGTAGTTCACTTCAAGAGCTGATAAAGGCTCCTGTCATTGTACTGATCTTGAGCATATACCAGATCACCTTTTTATCCTAAAGGtgggaaaatcatttttataaacCACAtattatatatgcatacatttcATGAGAGGAAAATATAgatgaacactttttttcttccccccacgATTTACTAAACTCATTTGAAACTTCTGTTTGATTTATCACCTAGACTGGGGCTATAAATGCTGCATGAATTTGTTTTTGTACTCTGTTTTAAGTATATTTAGAAGTGTACACATTAATATGTGTTCATACATCACATTCTTATTAATGAACACTGTATAATTATTGGTTGTATTGACTTTTGTTTCTctggatgtttttaaaagatattttaaagcctttccTGGAGTTTGCATgtgcttcagaaattaaatttagtctgtgattttattaccctttttatttaatttatcttAACTGGTGCTTTCAAGCTGTGAGCCAGCTGTTGACTTTGAAAAAACATTGTTCAATTtgaaaggaacattttaaagCTTAATGTAATGGCTGTAAGTAATCACTACAGCAATTATATTCTCTGGTGTTGTGCGTCACAATAATATCGGAGGTTGTGAGAAAATGCTGGAGAGAAACACATCAAGCTcagacttttctgttttgcctgtaatGCCCAGcacctctttgttttttatatagGTTGGTGTTATTTGGTGTGAATTGtagcagaaaaaatgaaactccACTCTGTTGCAATGTTGCGTGTGCTCAGCAAGAAACAGGAGGCTTTTTCTTAGCATTGCTCTCTATCATTTCTCTCAAACTGGGCAtacttttatctttctccatGCTGTCAGACTGTAGATGGATGCTTGCTGCAGTGACAGAAATGCTTGttgctctgctgcctcttcctgACTAGTTCCAAGATGTGCTTTACACAAAgtggaattttgtttttgacttttcTTGAGCAACTGTGCATGGTGCAGGTGGTAGCAAAGCTCCTCACAGATTACGCAGTCTGGCCAGAGCTGGAGTGCTTGACATGCTGCAAGGTCAGCTCACACTGCCATTGTGCTCAGAAGATTAGCAGCTACTTGTCATGGTGAGGAGAATTAATAGAAAGTTAAGGTTGTGTTTTCATACATGCTCTGGGAAGGTGTGTCCTCCATTTGTGAGCAACATTCTTGTTCAAGCAGGCTGGAACCACTGGGGAAGAGAACCTTCTGGGTCACTGTGGTGAAGATGAGAGAAGCAGACTGCACTCAGTATCCCTTTGTGTTCTACAAAGCCATGAAAGTGCTGTGAAGATTTCCCTTGTCCTGGAAATTCTCTCCACAGtgagttaaaaagaaatgtaatatgCATCATCCTTGATGTGGGCTGCATTTCTCAGTGAGTGACCTGGCTTTGTTGCACACACAGCTTGTGTTTGAAAACTGCAGATTAGAGTAGTGCCTAAAGAAGGTGGTCTACCAGGTGCACAACTGTGCAGTATCTAgccctttctttgcttttggcAGTGTATGTTGCACGGCAGGTTCAAGTCACCTATCATGCTATACCATCAGTTCCAGTTAACAGCTTGGTGAAATAATAGTACAGCTGGGAAAGACCCAGTAGAAGGCTTTGGTTGAGCAATGTACTAAACCTTGCCAAATTTACTTTGTAGCAAGATCCTTTGGAAGAAGAATCTTATGACAGCAGGATCTGAACCAATGCAGTAATAGGGACAATAACAGGAAGGCAAACATGCAGGGAGATGCAGGCATTGGGAGCCTGGGACAAGATGGGAGACCAGGCTTACTCCTGAGGCAAGATTACTGGTGATAGCAATGCTTGGTTGCTGAGGAAGTATAGATGATGCATTTGGTAGTGGGTTTTGTGATGGCATTTGTAATGAATGGTAGTCATGGTGATATGATTGGGATGATTCTCCAGGAGCTAGTCCTACTTTGGTATTGATAATACACAGATAGAATGACCTGTActttaccttaaaaataaaataaaataaaaataaaaataaaaatcaagattaACATGAGAGTGAAAGAATGCCCATATGTACCTGCATGTGAGTGCAGTATGCATCTGCGTGATGTCTGTGGCAAAATGAACTCTGAAGTTTCCTGTTCCTCCCTCTGTGTGTAGTGCACTGATACAGAACCTAGGTATTCTTCAGAGGTCAAGTATATCACTTCCCACCAAGTGTAGAAGAAGCTGAGCTGATGACTGTGCATTTGGCACAAAGGGATGGAGACAGAATCCTGGTTGTTGTGACAAGGCCAGTATTACTTGTGAATTATATCATATACatatcatatacatatatgtatgtacgCATAAATTAGACATTCAAAGAAGCTAACTGCTAGGATGGAGATAGACATGCAATAGCATGTTCTGGAAAGTTAAAAGCTTAATCAGCATTCCAAGGTATTATTTAATGTAGCAGAATGAAATCCTTTGGGTGCAGCAAATGAGACACATAAAGTGTAATGCCCTGTGAAATCACAAAGATCCACTTTCAacagatggaaaacaaacaaacaaacaaacaaaacaaacaaacaaacaaaaaaactttaataCAAAAGTGAAAACTGATAGCCTCTGTCTTTGATAATCGAAATGCCAGGTTACACTTTAACAGTGGCCATTACTGTCTATAAAGtatatttcagttcttaaatGCTCTTCCTGGATTGTCATTATATAGAATTTAAAGTGATGAATCCTGtattcttctgtcttcttcacTCTAAGAAGTTAAACAAAGTCTGTGACAAATGGCTCCCAAGTAACACATGCTATTTCAGTCCGTACCTGTTCAGCTATTCTGAGTGGAACTGAAACCTtgctttaaagctgtttttaggAATCCCTGTGGTGGGGTATGTTTGGAGCTGCATGAGTGGGCAGAGATCAACAGCTCATTGCCAGTGGCAGAACTGCAGATTGGCACGCTAGAGCCAGGAAACTTTCCTGTGCCCTTAGAGAAAGGACCATTATAAAGAACTTATGACAGAGCTCCTCATTGCACCACTTATGACCTTTCTGGTATGCACCTGAGCTGAGAAGAATGGAGGCACCTCTCCCAGCTGGCCTGTGCTGCTCACTGTGGCTTCAGGCAGGATTTCATGGGAACAATTGGCTGAATATTCCCTGGATAGGCCAATGCTGGCATATGGGAAGGCTCCATGTATATTAGTCATTGCAACCTAATTAGTGAAAACCTGGAGACAGCATGGgcagggagtgagagagaggaaagagtCCAGTGTCTTGTTCTTTTAGGAAAGCATGTAGTCAGTAGCATGTGAGTAAATGTGATGTACTGAAGACTTAAGACTTCTGTGGAGAAAGGTATGTCTCATAAATCCCTTGGAGTTCTCTGAAGGAGAGAGCAAAtgcaggacaggaaaaaaaaaaaaaaaaaaaaaaaaaaaaaaaaaaaaaaaaaaagtttttttataTTCTGCTTGGATTTCCCCAAAGAATTCAAGAAAGTCCCTAGTCAAAGTCTCCTAAATACAGCAAGCAGCTATGGAATAACAGAACAGATCCCCAGATGGACAAGGAACTCAAAAAGCGTAGGAGTAAAAGGTCAGTTTTCATGGTGAAGGGAAGTCACCAGTGGGATCCTCTGGGGATCTGTGCTTCAGCTGTTTGACATACTTATACGCGGTCTGGAGAAAAGGGGGAGCAATGACTGCAAGTTTGCTGACAATACTCAGCTATTGAAGACAGTAAAAATACGAGCTGAATGAGATCTGTGGAAACCCATCTGTATAGTGAGTGACTGATCTGATATAATTCAGTGTAGATAAATATAAAGTGATgaacaaaaggagaaacaacCCTAAAAAACTGTACATTACATGTGCAGTAATGAGTATATCAGTGATTGTTAAGTAATGGATAAGACTTAGGATTGTAATGAATACTTATATGGCAGTGATGGCCTAGTACTCAGTAGTAATCCAATAGtaaataacaatatttaaatCAAATAGTAAATAACATGTCAGGTGGTCTTAGAGAAGGAGCAAAACAGGTAACATGATTATGTCCTTGCATAAATTCCTGGTGCTGCACACCTTGAATACTCTATGAAGTGCTGTTCCcccttttcagaaagcagaaagcagaactaGAAAATGTTAGAGGAGagtcacaaagatgatcaaaggtctgtaactttttttaaatttttttttgggagggggaagctttggcttggaaaaaaagacagttaaatgaaatatatgtcTATAAAATCATGTGGGataggaaaaa
This Oxyura jamaicensis isolate SHBP4307 breed ruddy duck chromosome 14, BPBGC_Ojam_1.0, whole genome shotgun sequence DNA region includes the following protein-coding sequences:
- the KDM8 gene encoding bifunctional peptidase and arginyl-hydroxylase JMJD5, with the protein product MAAAGALWAEAWALLPGAEEELSLALSGEVEDCVPPLLRRARGLLYGALGPPCGAAVELRRLGDVLRDYAWEKLNSGPWREVSKAWRQVYAYGCLFGALAEVAACRPLAPAVRLCDMGLLMGASVLDNVLARLVRLLQERLPRGKRRAAAGGSAKRVRVDPPPAPVVQPEEALPHVRCPSLEHFRDNYLIPQKPVVLEGIIDHWPSMKKWSVDYFCQVAGCRTVPVELGSRYTDEEWSQKLMTVNDFINHYIVNENSVGYLAQHQLFDQIPELKEDISIPDYCCLGEGEEDDITINAWFGPEGTISPLHQDPQQNFLAQVFGRKYVCLYSPQDSENLYPHEGQILHNTSQVDVEDPDLNKFPNFRKAACQSCILMPGQVLFIPVKYWHYIRSLDISFSVSFWWS